The genomic region aatcCGTTCAGTCAGCTCCAGGTAACGACTGCATCTACAAGGCTTTGGTACGATTTCAAAATAAAGTGTGCCAATTTtcaattcgttttttttttgtttgctaaaACATGTAAAGATTTTCCCGATATTTAGACGTGCTCTTATACACGCCCATTGAGCGTCTAATTTCTTAAGAGGTCCGTTTTTTCACCAAAATGACCGATCAGAGGTAATCCTCAATCATCAATGGATTCTTTGCTTAGGGAGCATTTGATCGTGGTCAATTTTTCAAAGGGCAGACTCTCTTGTGCATTCAAATAAGCAAATATATAATGGCATACCATCAACCTGAGTGATATGCGGCTTTTTTTCAAACTCGGCTTATCCTCGGATCGCTTGTAACCCTTCATTCCTCATATCCGAACTAACTAGTTTTCTAAGGCCAAACGCGCTATTAACAACGTATTTATAGATACCTCCTCTCAGAGCAGAACGAGATTACCCTGCAGAGACCGATAGTCTATCTTATTATATTGTTGATTGGACTCATTGTTATCAACCTTGACCAGCCGAATGACTGAGCGTCCTAAGAATAAGAATGAGCTAGTTCACAAAACTTATCCCCCTTGGGCTCATTTAATTGCAGGAGGGTATGGCCGTGCATTTCAATATTCAAACAGACACAATTCGATGCTGCACGCACACGTGCGATATACACATACGTATAGGCAACTTTTAGGTAGAATGCACCTGAAATATGTTTGCTGCTATATCAACTCTTACAAAATTTATCAATAATGCTAAACCAGAGCTGGTGGCATGCTAGGGGCCGTCATTACATCGCCGTTAGAAGTGGTCAAGACACGTCTACAAGTATGGCATATATTCTCCTTCTTTTATCCTGGGTGTTGATTGCTTTCTGTGCGCACCTTTACTCATTCTAACGGTCTGTGATTTATAGGCTCGCTATCACAAGTCGTCTTTGCAGTCGGGCTTTAAGTTTGGATTTGGGACCATTCGCGCGCTCTCGTACGTCCACAATCCTGCTTGGGCTGTTTTATGTATTTTAGTCGTTGGGCTTATTTCTCACCGGAAACCGTTGTGCTCGCCGTGACTGCAGTGTTCTGAGGCGAGAAGAGGGTATCAAGGGGCTCTATCGTGGACTGGGGCCACACCTTTTCGGCGTCGTCCCGTCTCGTGCAATTTATTTTTTCACCTATGGAACATCAAAGCAGCTGTACATCGAAAACCTCGGCATGAATCCAGAGGGCTCCGCTGCGTCCTTTTCAGCCGGTGTAACAGCAGGAGCCGTCGTAGTCACCACCACACAGCCAATTTGGCTTGTCAAGACGCGCATGCAATTGCAGACCAAGACGTTGGAAGTCGTACGTCATTTTCCCTTTATTGCGCGCTTTTTGCCTAAGTGGCACTTACAATTTGTTGTCTGCTTGGTTGGTGCCTCTTTTTcgcgaaagaaatacaaaaattcgtTGGACGCTATCCTGAAGATCTACAAACAAGAAGGACTGCGTGTATTCTATAAGGGAATGACCGCATCTTACGTAGGTATGTATAGCCAAAAGGCGTACTATGCCTTTTCCAATACCATTCCAAATTATGTGAACAACTTTACTGTTTATTTTTAGGCATTTCTGAGAGTTCACTTCAATTCGTTCTGTACGAAAAGTTCAGAAATATAGTTAAAAGAAGACACGGTGGAAGAGGTACGCCCTAATTTCTTAAAGCGTCGAATCTCGCAGCTTTTTGATGTCTGTAAACTTCTAACGCAGCGCCGTTTTTGCTTCCGCAAATTTTCTGAATAGATGATCTGCACCCACTTGAATGCCTAGCGGCAGCGAGCCTGTCCAAGCTCATCGCCTCCGCGTTGACATACCCCCACGAGGTCATTAGAACTCGATTGCGTGAGCCTGGAAAAAATATATACAAGGGCGTATTCAATGGACTAATGCTCATCTACCGAACCGAAGGCGTTCCTGGACTATATGGCGGAATGAGCGCACATCTATTTCGTGTTGTACCTAACGCCGCAATCATGTTTCTCACTTACGAACTGGTACTCCGTGCCTTATCGCACCAAATTTAACCGCCTAAAAGAAACCAGTTAACTCCAATCGTTCCGCCTCTTTACGGGCTTTTCTCCACTGCCATTCAGCATTTTTGGCCATTGTATTCGCTTGTTTTTTGCGTAAACCCTTTTACGACGCCTGAGCTTCAAAATACAACCGCTGCTTTTAACCAGCTAGAGGCCAAGTTAATAAACACGTCACCGAGA from Schistocerca gregaria isolate iqSchGreg1 unplaced genomic scaffold, iqSchGreg1.2 ptg000808l, whole genome shotgun sequence harbors:
- the LOC126322419 gene encoding uncharacterized protein LOC126322419 is translated as MTERPKNKNELVHKTYPPWAHLIAGGAGGMLGAVITSPLEVVKTRLQARYHKSSLQSGFKFGFGTIRALSVLRREEGIKGLYRGLGPHLFGVVPSRAIYFFTYGTSKQLYIENLGMNPEGSAASFSAGVTAGAVVVTTTQPIWLVKTRMQLQTKTLEVKYKNSLDAILKIYKQEGLRVFYKGMTASYVGISESSLQFVLYEKFRNIVKRRHGGRDDLHPLECLAAASLSKLIASALTYPHEVIRTRLREPGKNIYKGVFNGLMLIYRTEGVPGLYGGMSAHLFRVVPNAAIMFLTYELVLRALSHQI